Proteins encoded together in one Blastocatellia bacterium window:
- a CDS encoding NADH-quinone oxidoreductase subunit N — translation MRGILFQGLDWRWLVDQAVMFLMPEIVLTAFACLLLILDLGRRASERRWTAYLALGGIGASAATLAQTYLNMRGHEAIGFYEMYVLDAFAIVFKVIFLVTAALAIALSIKFLDIEREQRGEYYALILFATVGMMFMASGMDLLVIFISFELAAISIYVLVAYLKGDRKSNEGALKYFLLGIFSSGIFLYGVSLLYGVTGETNLQKIASALAGEQRPGFLAVLAMIFIVAGLFFKVAAVPFHMWAPDAYEGAPSSVTAFMSVGAKAAAFAIFARIFVYGLPSLRGTTSLEDLGWMALIGAVSALTMTWGNLAAITQANAKRLMAYSSISHAGFLLLGLVAGNQTGYVGLIIYLFVYVFMNLGAWGAIIALRREGIAGDRVEDFNGLIHTNPLMAVLMTIFLISLAGIPPTAGFLGKYFLFAGLIETGNRWLAALAVIAVINTAVSLYYYARFIKAMFMGPVLEPTPLALTPLMRTALVVAALMVLIVGIYPPPWVDFSRIAAEQLMQATREIIAAF, via the coding sequence ATGAGGGGAATACTCTTCCAGGGACTCGATTGGCGGTGGTTGGTGGATCAGGCGGTGATGTTCCTGATGCCGGAGATCGTGCTGACGGCCTTCGCTTGTCTGCTGCTCATCCTCGACCTCGGGCGGCGGGCGAGCGAACGCCGATGGACCGCCTATCTGGCGCTGGGAGGCATCGGGGCGAGTGCGGCCACGCTTGCGCAGACCTATCTCAACATGCGCGGGCATGAAGCTATCGGCTTCTATGAGATGTACGTCCTGGATGCCTTCGCCATCGTCTTCAAAGTGATCTTTCTGGTGACGGCGGCGCTGGCCATCGCCCTTTCGATCAAATTCCTGGATATTGAGCGTGAGCAGCGAGGGGAATATTACGCCCTGATCCTCTTTGCGACCGTCGGCATGATGTTCATGGCCTCCGGCATGGATTTGTTGGTCATCTTCATCAGCTTCGAGCTGGCGGCCATCTCCATCTACGTGCTCGTCGCGTACCTCAAGGGGGATCGGAAATCGAACGAAGGGGCGTTGAAGTATTTCCTGCTGGGCATCTTCTCCTCGGGCATCTTTCTCTACGGGGTTTCCTTGCTCTATGGCGTCACCGGAGAGACGAATCTCCAGAAGATCGCGTCGGCGCTTGCAGGGGAACAAAGGCCGGGCTTTTTGGCGGTCTTGGCGATGATCTTCATCGTCGCGGGGCTCTTCTTCAAAGTCGCGGCTGTGCCCTTCCACATGTGGGCGCCAGATGCCTATGAGGGAGCGCCGAGTTCCGTGACGGCCTTCATGTCTGTCGGGGCGAAGGCCGCGGCCTTCGCCATTTTCGCTCGCATCTTCGTTTATGGATTGCCGTCCCTGCGGGGGACGACGTCGTTGGAAGACCTCGGCTGGATGGCTTTGATCGGAGCCGTCTCCGCTCTGACGATGACCTGGGGGAATCTGGCGGCCATCACACAAGCGAACGCCAAACGGCTCATGGCTTATTCCTCGATCTCGCACGCGGGATTCCTATTGCTCGGTTTGGTGGCGGGAAATCAAACCGGATATGTCGGCCTCATCATCTACCTCTTCGTCTATGTTTTCATGAACCTCGGCGCCTGGGGCGCGATCATCGCCTTGCGGCGCGAGGGGATCGCGGGAGATCGCGTGGAGGATTTCAACGGCCTTATTCATACGAACCCGCTCATGGCCGTTTTGATGACGATTTTCCTCATCAGTCTGGCAGGGATTCCTCCGACGGCGGGCTTCTTGGGGAAGTACTTCCTCTTCGCCGGGCTCATTGAAACAGGTAATCGGTGGCTCGCGGCACTGGCTGTCATTGCCGTAATCAATACGGCCGTCTCGCTCTACTACTACGCGCGGTTCATCAAGGCGATGTTCATGGGGCCTGTCTTAGAGCCAACGCCGCTTGCACTGACCCCCCTCATGCGAACAGCGCTTGTTGTGGCGGCTCTCATGGTGTTGATCGTGGGGATTTATCCCCCGCCCTGGGTCGATTTCTCCCGTATCGCTGCGGAACAACTCATGCAAGCGACTCGCGAAATCATCGCGGCCTTCTGA
- a CDS encoding carboxypeptidase regulatory-like domain-containing protein — protein sequence MRSHRRGEWKAWISTCLILGAAFLPYLTTPIAAQTTTGGLRGVVMDVTGAIVPGATVVAKNVATGVEHRTTATSEGIYTIPRIPPGRYDVKVEAQGFKAAEVTGVEVGVGKDTVVDFRLEPGAITEVVTVTGGGEVLIERDTAQISATIQSRRIQDLPINVAGGGLDRVVLLLPGVRTGFGNVNSNGVTLSVNGNRARSNNFTIDGVDNNDLSIGGPNYFVQNPDLVQEYQVITNNFSAEYGRNQGAIVNIVSKSGTNEFHGTLAWYHRDRKLWDSRTNLEKRAGQKDPLPNLVNVFDYTIGGPIVKNKAFFFHAGHFIRNPQFADLRTTSLAPTPEGIQMLKSAFPNNPAIQYYADYSAFALPIGNPRIRPDVPASTITIGNLRVPVAAVQRAVPLSGRLDEINVRGDVHPSDRDRIWGRYFIQDRPGKDFLADVRGWTGDNPFRTQQAGGGWTRNISMRSVNEFRFNYSRLFVIFGGGGSGGKGNIPHPDKIDTALTFLNPTFRADNGAALLTVGPATNLPQGRIVESFQFNNNFTLTVGRHQMKMGIDIRRLRNAVPFLPNVNGSFTFSTAQRLADNNPNFLTVALGPATLKYTETDQFYFFQDDWRIRPNLTLNLGIRYENTGQPMNLLHEITVARERNPQQAFWRQDLPLEARIVPRVPTDNNNWAPRLGFVYTPRWGRWLFGEDKTVIRGGYGIAYDPAFYNLMLNISTSSPLVFLTTVANFPVPDPVPTGDKVRGAAVRAGVIRFNTFDPRFFVRTEPALDFRQPYVQQWSLGIQRELFRENVLEVRYVGNHQVGQFQTVNFNPFIGNLVRGFGPVRYVDPADNQTKTLTFPGFPQFLPRGVTPLTCADNPATADNEAVCDGRLFPSGVSRVRINGASASYNGLQMRLDGRVRQQWTYTISYTWSHTIDNSSEVFNFDTGNSVTVAQNPLNITRAERGNSGFDVRHLFAASWIWDLPFRRDQRGFLGRLIGGWQFNGIVRIQGGQWFTPVQQQLINPYEDQPFVQSFIGRSHLRPFNGNPAAPVDRVGITDVDACVFYRLAICGTSGGLPILRTSPTGFWLLNDLNRGVFTPVTPNDVRVIVNGPGAAQRFGTPFGTLGRNTFKGDRFEGVDLSVFKNTRITERISIQYRLNLFNAFNHPFFGIPNSIFVEQAGRTYFNFQENDGGRRTIEMALKLIF from the coding sequence ATGAGGTCGCATCGAAGAGGAGAGTGGAAGGCGTGGATCTCGACATGCTTAATCCTCGGGGCAGCCTTTCTGCCCTATCTGACAACCCCGATCGCGGCTCAGACGACGACTGGAGGTCTTCGCGGCGTCGTCATGGACGTGACCGGAGCTATTGTGCCCGGAGCGACGGTCGTGGCGAAGAATGTCGCGACGGGCGTAGAGCACCGGACTACGGCCACCAGCGAGGGGATCTATACGATCCCGCGAATCCCTCCTGGAAGATATGACGTGAAGGTGGAAGCGCAAGGATTCAAGGCCGCGGAGGTCACGGGCGTAGAGGTCGGTGTAGGGAAAGACACGGTCGTGGACTTCCGCCTGGAGCCGGGGGCGATCACCGAGGTCGTGACAGTGACTGGCGGCGGCGAGGTGCTCATCGAGCGGGACACGGCGCAGATCTCGGCGACGATTCAATCCCGCCGGATTCAAGACTTGCCGATTAACGTCGCCGGGGGCGGATTGGATCGCGTTGTGCTGTTACTTCCGGGCGTTCGAACCGGATTTGGCAACGTCAACTCCAATGGGGTCACGCTCTCGGTTAACGGAAACCGCGCACGATCGAACAACTTCACCATTGACGGAGTGGACAACAACGACCTCTCCATCGGCGGGCCGAACTACTTCGTGCAAAATCCCGACTTGGTTCAAGAGTATCAGGTGATCACCAACAATTTCTCCGCCGAGTACGGGCGGAACCAAGGCGCGATCGTCAACATCGTCAGCAAGTCGGGGACGAACGAATTCCACGGGACGTTAGCGTGGTACCACCGGGATCGCAAGCTCTGGGATTCGCGAACGAATTTGGAGAAGCGCGCTGGACAAAAGGATCCGCTCCCTAATTTGGTGAACGTCTTCGACTATACGATTGGCGGGCCGATTGTGAAGAATAAGGCGTTCTTCTTCCACGCGGGCCACTTCATTCGCAATCCACAATTTGCTGACTTACGGACGACGTCCTTGGCGCCAACGCCCGAGGGCATCCAGATGTTGAAGAGCGCTTTCCCGAACAATCCGGCCATTCAGTACTACGCCGACTATTCGGCCTTCGCGCTCCCGATCGGCAATCCGAGGATTCGTCCGGATGTCCCGGCCTCCACGATCACCATTGGCAACTTGAGGGTACCGGTCGCGGCTGTGCAGCGTGCCGTGCCTCTGTCGGGCCGACTGGATGAGATTAACGTGCGTGGGGATGTGCATCCGAGCGATCGAGATCGCATCTGGGGCCGATACTTCATCCAGGATCGGCCGGGAAAGGACTTCCTGGCGGACGTACGCGGGTGGACCGGGGATAATCCCTTCCGGACGCAGCAGGCTGGCGGCGGATGGACGCGGAACATCTCGATGCGGTCGGTCAACGAATTCCGGTTCAATTACTCTCGGCTGTTCGTGATCTTCGGTGGTGGTGGAAGCGGAGGCAAAGGGAACATCCCACACCCGGATAAGATTGATACGGCGCTGACGTTTCTCAACCCGACCTTCCGAGCGGATAATGGGGCCGCGCTTCTGACCGTGGGTCCAGCGACGAACTTGCCGCAAGGGCGCATCGTCGAGTCCTTCCAGTTCAATAACAATTTCACGCTCACGGTCGGACGCCATCAGATGAAGATGGGAATTGACATCCGCCGACTGCGCAACGCCGTGCCCTTCCTGCCCAATGTCAACGGGTCGTTCACCTTCTCGACGGCGCAGCGGCTGGCCGATAACAATCCCAACTTCTTGACCGTGGCGCTCGGCCCGGCCACGCTCAAGTACACGGAGACCGATCAATTCTACTTCTTCCAGGACGACTGGCGAATTCGCCCCAATCTCACGCTCAACCTCGGCATTCGATACGAGAACACGGGTCAACCGATGAACCTTCTGCACGAGATCACCGTGGCGCGAGAGCGGAATCCACAGCAGGCGTTCTGGCGACAGGACCTACCGCTTGAAGCGCGCATCGTCCCGCGCGTTCCGACGGACAACAACAACTGGGCACCACGCCTCGGCTTTGTCTACACGCCGAGGTGGGGCCGGTGGCTCTTCGGCGAGGACAAGACGGTCATTCGTGGTGGCTATGGGATCGCCTACGATCCGGCGTTCTACAACCTGATGCTCAACATCTCGACCTCGTCGCCCCTGGTCTTTCTGACGACTGTGGCGAACTTCCCAGTTCCCGACCCTGTGCCAACGGGTGATAAAGTGCGCGGGGCCGCTGTTCGAGCCGGGGTCATTCGATTCAACACCTTCGATCCTCGGTTCTTTGTGCGCACAGAGCCAGCGTTGGACTTCCGTCAGCCGTACGTGCAGCAGTGGTCGCTCGGAATCCAGCGCGAACTCTTCCGCGAGAACGTGCTCGAGGTCCGATACGTCGGCAATCACCAGGTCGGGCAGTTCCAGACGGTCAACTTCAACCCGTTCATCGGGAATTTGGTCCGAGGATTTGGTCCCGTCCGCTATGTGGATCCGGCGGATAATCAGACGAAAACGCTCACCTTCCCCGGATTCCCGCAGTTCCTCCCGCGGGGTGTCACGCCACTCACCTGCGCGGACAATCCGGCGACCGCAGATAACGAAGCCGTTTGCGATGGACGGTTGTTCCCATCCGGTGTCTCACGGGTGCGCATCAATGGTGCCTCGGCCAGCTACAATGGGCTGCAAATGCGGCTCGACGGGCGAGTGCGACAGCAGTGGACCTACACGATCAGCTACACCTGGAGCCACACGATTGACAACTCGAGCGAGGTCTTCAACTTCGATACCGGGAACTCCGTCACCGTCGCCCAGAATCCGCTCAACATCACGCGCGCTGAGCGCGGGAACTCTGGATTCGATGTGCGCCATCTGTTCGCCGCGTCTTGGATCTGGGACCTCCCGTTCCGGCGCGATCAACGAGGATTTCTTGGACGGCTCATCGGTGGTTGGCAGTTCAACGGCATCGTGCGCATCCAGGGTGGGCAGTGGTTCACGCCAGTTCAGCAGCAACTCATCAATCCGTATGAGGACCAGCCCTTCGTCCAATCGTTCATCGGACGGTCCCATCTGCGTCCCTTCAACGGGAATCCGGCCGCGCCGGTTGATCGAGTCGGCATCACGGACGTGGATGCGTGCGTCTTCTACCGGCTCGCCATCTGTGGGACGAGCGGAGGACTCCCCATTCTCCGAACGAGCCCCACGGGCTTCTGGCTGTTGAACGACCTCAACCGAGGGGTGTTCACACCGGTCACGCCCAACGATGTGCGCGTGATCGTCAATGGGCCGGGAGCTGCGCAGCGGTTCGGGACGCCCTTCGGGACGCTCGGACGAAACACCTTCAAGGGCGACCGGTTCGAGGGCGTGGACCTGAGCGTCTTCAAGAACACGCGAATCACTGAGCGCATCTCGATCCAATATCGGTTGAACCTCTTCAATGCGTTCAACCACCCGTTCTTCGGCATCCCCAACAGCATCTTTGTTGAGCAAGCCGGGCGCACCTACTTCAACTTCCAGGAGAACGATGGCGGTCGCCGGACGATCGAGATGGCGCTGAAGCTCATCTTCTGA
- a CDS encoding carboxypeptidase regulatory-like domain-containing protein has product MRRRMKQALSLLLPLLLLSALPRVNAQTATGTITGIVTDATGAVIAGATVTIREVKTNLSYTITTDSTGLYRLTNLPRGFYEVKVEQTGFKTAIVSNIELTVNEVKRVDVTLEVGEIAETITITGELPLINTEEGRLSGLVDKRRIVDLPLVTRDFTQLALLQPGVVGGGVGSNTGGFSIGGARSRGTNFLVDGIENNDPVVAGFTQITVPLDSVEEFRLIRNTFGAEFGRLSGGVLSIVTKAGSNEFHGTLWEFHRNRSLRARNFFEQEKPPFVRNQFGFDVSGPFIKDKLFGYGSYEVTTLRSSTTQRARFFTADAIRAATGPIARELLQKYPRPPARENPNFVTVGNERIPVSAETVITRPDSSDVHAFVIRMDHQGFNGRNRISGRYIFNQTNNLAPLASNSLLTEFFGLDTSFRSQNFGLTNTTTIRPNLINELKLGFTRDAFDWRPRNPQVPTITITGVNGFGADTNMPQNRFPVVFQLDESLSIIKGTHAVKTGFQYRFIKRVRTFNALYRGAYSFANEAAFLADQPLTYSVRIDLTTGDRGDGYRIYSRHELMGFLQDDWKVRPNFTLNIGVRYENFRPPKELTNRIAQVLIPSGATIYDIFRTLEPRPTKFFYHSDDNNFAPRLGFAWSPKGPRWLTGGEGKMAFRGSYGVFYERLFQNIDENIQFNPPFGATLTFDTRARQTFVYSIPSWVPPGLKGAAAPRGTALNPVFDPNLRTSYMQSWFFGIQRELPGEFSFEINYQGTKGTKLPLNVNINRFDGDLLDGVLDRVNPAWGAVGLAGNRVNSIYHAMQVEVKRRFSRGFTMQAAWTVSKMLDEDSDYFATDGVVSVTSIKRERGLSRFHTPQRLVINAIWDMPFFRGRGGALEHILGGWTISGIATFQSGRPFNVFSSAPYPRGDFNADGTNNDRPNIKTDKKGAILKRSPADGILDPNAFDTNFRGIGNLGRNVFLGPGYANFDFAVYKNFRLAMLGEQGRLQFRAEMFNLTNHPNFGLPTGNLASTLFGKSNDAAAPRTFQFALKLYF; this is encoded by the coding sequence ATGCGCAGACGAATGAAGCAAGCGCTGTCGCTTTTATTGCCGCTGCTTCTTCTGAGTGCGCTCCCGCGTGTGAACGCTCAAACAGCGACGGGGACGATCACAGGGATCGTCACCGATGCCACGGGAGCTGTCATCGCGGGAGCGACGGTGACAATTCGAGAGGTGAAGACGAACCTCTCGTATACGATCACGACGGACTCGACGGGCCTCTACCGACTCACGAATCTGCCGCGAGGCTTTTACGAAGTGAAGGTTGAACAGACGGGCTTCAAGACGGCCATCGTGAGCAACATCGAGCTGACGGTGAACGAAGTCAAGCGCGTGGATGTGACGTTGGAGGTCGGAGAGATCGCGGAGACGATTACGATCACGGGAGAGCTTCCCTTGATCAACACCGAGGAAGGGCGACTCTCGGGACTCGTAGATAAGCGGCGTATTGTTGACCTGCCGCTCGTGACCCGCGATTTCACGCAACTGGCCCTCTTGCAGCCTGGCGTTGTCGGTGGGGGCGTGGGTTCCAACACAGGTGGTTTCTCCATCGGCGGGGCCCGCAGTCGAGGGACGAACTTCCTCGTGGACGGGATTGAGAACAACGATCCCGTCGTCGCGGGATTCACGCAGATTACGGTGCCCCTGGACAGCGTCGAAGAATTCCGCCTGATCCGAAATACGTTTGGCGCTGAATTCGGTCGGCTCTCCGGTGGTGTGCTGAGCATCGTCACGAAGGCAGGGAGCAACGAGTTTCACGGAACGCTCTGGGAGTTCCACCGCAACCGTTCGTTGCGCGCGCGGAACTTCTTCGAGCAGGAGAAGCCGCCCTTCGTGCGCAATCAGTTCGGCTTCGACGTGAGCGGCCCCTTCATCAAGGACAAGCTCTTCGGCTATGGATCGTATGAGGTGACGACGCTTCGCTCTTCGACGACGCAGCGGGCGCGTTTCTTCACGGCCGATGCTATTCGAGCGGCGACCGGACCGATCGCGCGCGAGCTGTTGCAGAAGTATCCGCGTCCGCCAGCCAGGGAGAATCCGAACTTCGTCACCGTCGGCAACGAGCGGATTCCCGTCTCGGCTGAGACAGTCATCACGCGGCCCGATAGCTCTGATGTGCATGCCTTCGTCATTCGCATGGATCATCAGGGCTTCAACGGACGCAATCGCATCAGCGGTCGTTACATCTTCAATCAGACGAACAACCTGGCTCCATTAGCCTCGAACTCCTTGCTCACGGAATTCTTCGGCTTGGATACGAGCTTCCGGAGCCAGAACTTCGGTTTGACCAACACGACGACGATTCGACCGAACCTCATTAACGAGCTGAAGCTCGGCTTCACGCGAGATGCCTTCGATTGGCGACCGCGCAATCCGCAAGTCCCGACGATCACGATCACGGGCGTAAATGGCTTCGGTGCCGATACGAACATGCCGCAAAATCGTTTCCCCGTGGTGTTCCAATTGGATGAGTCGCTCTCGATTATCAAAGGCACGCATGCGGTGAAGACGGGCTTCCAGTACCGCTTCATCAAGCGCGTGCGGACGTTCAACGCGTTGTATCGCGGGGCCTACAGCTTCGCGAACGAAGCGGCATTTCTGGCCGACCAGCCGCTCACCTATAGCGTGCGCATTGACCTGACGACAGGCGATCGGGGAGATGGCTATCGCATCTATTCCCGGCACGAGCTGATGGGCTTCCTGCAAGACGATTGGAAAGTGCGTCCGAACTTCACGCTCAACATCGGCGTACGGTACGAGAATTTCCGGCCGCCGAAGGAGTTGACCAATCGCATCGCGCAGGTGCTCATCCCCTCGGGAGCAACCATCTACGACATCTTCCGCACGTTGGAACCGCGGCCGACGAAGTTCTTCTATCATTCGGATGACAACAACTTCGCGCCGCGCTTGGGCTTCGCCTGGAGTCCGAAAGGACCGCGGTGGCTGACTGGAGGCGAAGGCAAGATGGCCTTCCGGGGCAGCTATGGGGTCTTCTACGAGCGGCTCTTCCAGAACATTGACGAGAACATCCAGTTCAACCCGCCATTTGGCGCCACGCTGACCTTCGACACGCGAGCGCGCCAGACGTTCGTCTACTCGATCCCCTCATGGGTGCCGCCTGGATTGAAGGGTGCGGCTGCGCCGCGTGGGACGGCCCTGAATCCGGTCTTCGATCCGAACCTGCGCACCTCGTACATGCAGAGCTGGTTCTTCGGGATCCAGCGCGAGTTGCCGGGCGAGTTCTCGTTCGAGATCAATTACCAGGGGACGAAAGGGACGAAGCTCCCGCTCAATGTGAACATCAACCGGTTCGATGGCGATCTGCTCGATGGCGTCCTGGATCGGGTTAATCCCGCCTGGGGTGCGGTCGGATTGGCCGGTAACCGCGTCAACTCGATCTACCACGCCATGCAGGTCGAGGTGAAGCGGCGCTTCAGCCGAGGCTTCACGATGCAGGCGGCATGGACCGTATCGAAGATGCTCGATGAGGACTCGGACTACTTCGCCACGGACGGCGTCGTCTCGGTCACGAGCATCAAGCGCGAGCGTGGACTCTCGCGGTTCCACACTCCGCAGCGATTGGTCATCAATGCGATCTGGGACATGCCGTTCTTCCGCGGGCGCGGCGGCGCTTTGGAGCACATCCTGGGCGGATGGACGATCTCGGGGATCGCTACCTTCCAGAGCGGGCGTCCGTTCAACGTCTTCTCCAGCGCCCCCTATCCGCGCGGCGATTTCAACGCCGATGGGACGAACAACGATCGTCCCAATATCAAGACGGACAAGAAGGGGGCGATCCTCAAACGGAGCCCGGCGGATGGGATCCTCGATCCCAATGCCTTCGACACGAACTTCCGAGGCATTGGGAATCTCGGACGGAATGTCTTCCTCGGCCCTGGCTATGCCAACTTCGATTTCGCCGTGTACAAGAACTTCCGCTTAGCGATGCTCGGCGAACAGGGCCGATTGCAGTTCCGCGCCGAGATGTTCAATCTGACCAACCATCCGAACTTCGGGCTGCCGACGGGTAATCTTGCCAGCACGCTCTTCGGCAAGTCCAATGACGCAGCAGCGCCGCGCACATTCCAATTCGCGCTGAAGCTCTACTTCTGA
- a CDS encoding tetratricopeptide repeat protein: protein MFLGVSLFLFPTNGWAQVSMQGQVFLPTGDPLQEVIRLALKSDDPRRDVEFVFTDGQGRFILRGLAPFRTYTLTIEGDGRRYATTTVTFYAQPRGYLPVNLLPLEKKEVPPRPGVVSVSRLRRAPDKEAARLYQEALGEIERGKLASAEEKLRRAIKRDAEFVDAYNELAVLQMGKKAYAEAERLLRQALEKDSEALYPLLNLGICLNHLGRHQEAIAPLRRVLEQSPNWLTAHVHLGIALLESDDMAGAEPHLIRGTKAEGLERALAHLYLGKLYAQTGQISKAVEAWSVYLQMDPNSPNAERIRALLAQLGYPQK from the coding sequence GTGTTCTTGGGGGTGAGCCTTTTCCTCTTTCCGACCAACGGATGGGCGCAAGTGAGCATGCAGGGGCAGGTTTTCCTCCCGACGGGCGATCCGCTTCAGGAGGTCATTCGTTTAGCCCTGAAGAGCGATGATCCGCGGCGCGATGTGGAGTTCGTCTTCACCGATGGGCAGGGACGATTCATCCTCCGTGGGCTGGCGCCGTTCCGGACCTATACGCTCACGATCGAGGGGGACGGACGCCGATATGCAACGACGACGGTGACCTTTTATGCACAACCGCGTGGGTATCTGCCTGTGAACCTGCTTCCTTTGGAGAAGAAGGAGGTTCCTCCACGACCTGGCGTTGTTTCCGTATCGCGATTGAGACGGGCTCCGGACAAAGAGGCGGCTCGGTTGTATCAAGAAGCGCTGGGGGAGATCGAGCGGGGGAAACTGGCTTCGGCGGAAGAGAAATTGCGGCGGGCTATCAAGCGAGATGCCGAGTTCGTGGACGCGTATAATGAACTGGCCGTCCTGCAGATGGGGAAGAAAGCCTATGCGGAGGCCGAACGATTGTTGCGACAGGCGTTAGAGAAGGATTCGGAAGCGCTCTATCCGCTTTTGAACCTGGGGATCTGCTTGAACCATCTCGGCCGTCATCAGGAAGCCATCGCTCCGCTGCGTCGCGTTCTGGAGCAGAGTCCGAATTGGCTGACGGCTCATGTTCATCTCGGCATCGCGCTTTTGGAGAGCGATGACATGGCGGGAGCAGAGCCGCATCTTATCCGGGGAACGAAGGCCGAAGGCTTAGAGCGCGCGCTGGCCCATTTGTACTTGGGGAAGCTCTACGCGCAGACGGGGCAAATTTCGAAAGCGGTCGAGGCCTGGAGCGTATATCTGCAAATGGACCCGAACTCGCCGAATGCCGAACGCATCCGCGCGTTGCTCGCCCAGCTTGGCTATCCGCAAAAGTGA